The segment GGAGGCCATAGCCTGGTTGCGTGGTATTCGCTCTGGATTCTCGTCTCGATGCTCTTGGGGTCGAACCCTGTCCAATGCCATACCAGATGGTCCAGCAGGAGGTATGGGGTAGGAcgtaatgattttcaatttgaaTGAGAgtgtgaaaacaaacaaacagatatCGACTTGGCTAAAAGACAGTTTGAGTTCGTTAttttattggttaatatgctaTCGAATTCGattgtttaaaaaacataataGTCGTTAATGATTAATAAAAACACGCATTTTTAAACTTCACATATCgaaaggccaaaaaaaaaaaaaaaaaaaaaagcaaaaacaacaacacatgatTGACCAGTCTGTCTCCCTCGccatctatatatgtatatgcgAAAACAGGATTTTAATTTGAATGTCAATTTTTAGAATGGGTCAATTAAAAACTGTTTGTCtattaaaagaagaaatttaaatatgtcattcTGATTCAAATCATTCTGTTTCAAGTCATTTTTATGTCATCCCGTCATTCTGTTTCACGCCAATCTGTTAGGAGTAATTTTTCATGACATTTTGTTTCAAGTAATTTTTCATGACATTCTGTTTCAAGTCATTTTTCATGACATTCCGTCATTCTGTTTCCAGTCATTCTGTTTCACGTCATTCCGTTTCAGGTCAATCTGTTATAGTTATTCTTTTCCAAATCATTCTGTTTCAAGACATTCTGTTTCAAGTCATTCTGTTTCAAGTCATTTTTTATGACATTTAGTTTCAAGTCATTTTTCATATCATTCCGCCATTCTGTTTTGCGtcattctgtttaagatcattCTGTTTGATGCCATTTTGTTTCAAGTCAAAACAGTTATTTTAAATCATTCTGTTTTAAGTCAAAACAACGTTTCAAGTCAAAACAACGTTTCAAGTCAAAACAACGTTTCAAGTCATTCTGTTTCAAGTCATTCTGTTTCAAGTTATTCGCTTAAGTTTCACGTCAATTTGCAGACGTCCAAAGTTTACCGTGTTGTCCTAATCCTGCTACACAATTAATATTTGGCTGGCTTTGGCTTTGATTTTGGCTGGCTTTATTTTGGCTTATCAATGTACATAACAACGTCAGTGCCAGGAGTTAATTTCACCCTAATCCGAAACATAAGCTCTCCACACCGCTGCAAGATTCTCAACCATTTCGCACCAGAAGTCACAGCGGTCCATTAGCAACACGAGAGACACAGAGCCcaacacaaataaacaacaacaataatgtcaaacataataattatcgCGGATTTTGGGCGGATTATGAGCCAAATCCCGTGGAATACGAAAAAAATGAACCGTTTCTCTGGTAATTTGCACGAAATGCACTCTGGGAAGGGTTATAGGTCAAAGAGTGAATAAGAACATCCTAGCTACCTGGTTCTTGGCCAGTACCATGGTGACTTATGTCCCTAAGAGGGTCCACATAGTTTACCAAGCAAGTACCCAAAATGTCAGGAACAATTGAGTTATGGCGGGTCACACAGTACGCCTGATAATCCAGATGGCCTAAATCTCTCGCCAACGTAATGGTTTGACTTGAGTCACTAATCCATGCAGGGCTAGACCATGTGCTGGATTGTTGACCTACACTGCAAAGTCCTTCAGTACgtcatggataaaaaaaaatgtatccgaTTTATGACTTTGggatatttgttttaatgttctacctatttctttttcattttttttttttggttatagtCAAAACCAGAACTTGATGACAACTGAAACTAAGATTctataatctattttatttctgtatttagacAATGGGAAACGCATAGACATAAATggatatagactggccgattaaagagttttatgaaacgaaaatttgtgacttgcaattttgtgtactttattatacagcatttatgagcctatatatattgttgataaggaggcagtgtagttttgtttaatctctaagaatgaagatcatgcaatttttcataattcggaaatccgaatacaatagatatacatgttttcaagttacatgaagttacttccttcgggccagtctatatttatttatgtctatggggaAATGATTTGAAATGTGTCTTTGACAATACTGTTACGACCCTGCATTGCACACAAGGGCACACTAGTGCACACAGTTACAAAGCGAGAACTAACGCACCATTCACAAAGAATCCTTAACACCATGTTATGACATAGAAATTGAATGAGTTCAGTCCTGGAGTAAAAATACTAGAACAAAGACTAGAAATAAAGAGTGTGTCCAACTCCGGCCAGTAGAGAAAAGACAAGAGACTATCGCCACTAGACATGCCAGATGAGAAAAAAAGACATGGGGCTATTACCGGTGGACATGCCAGAGAAAAACAAGGCACGAGACTTTCGTCAGTGGATATATCAGAAGAAAACAAGACACAAGAGACTatctaaagtaaagtagcaatcatacataaaacactgaaccataatcttcaaatacaaaaacaaaatttaataaaatactctgaaagacacaaagataaaggcacattcctcgtcccatatgctaggacaaatttgtacaaatactctttcttccctagtgctattagagcatggaatgggttgcctgagctagctaggaaaaccagtgacttggcagaatttaagtcattggttaatatgcatgactaaatgcatgacgcgtaggacgtaatcatctttttttttttaagtaacgtctgtattatataagataagataagatctacaGTGGACAGATCAGTAAAAGGATGCTAGATCTGATTACGTAGGATCATGGAAGCCAATAGAGCTTGACTTGTAAGATCATTTATAGTAAGCGGAAGACGATCCAGGGATTTGTTTGAATGCAATATAAATGGAGTTAAATAAACATACAACATTTCGAAAACATCTAAACACttgaaaatatttaatgaaCACAAGGAAACGTATCGTTTTGAATGCGATGTCATGGCGTCAGGTGTGCGGAGAAAGGGGCAGAAATACCTCTTGCTGGAGGAAGCCCTCTCCTTTAAAACATATCTTATTATAAAATCGTTAATGTGATCGTTCGGTAGTGGAATTTGTTTTCGTTATCCGGtgcaaacttaaaaaaaaaattcgattgtTATCCGAAATGTATGCTTATTGAAGATGTTTGCTAGTCAATGTTCCACTGTAGAAAGTTTTGATGCTGAATGTTAATAAATTGATTTTCCAAAGAAcagcttcctttcttttatCGATAAAGCTTAAGTACTTACACCTTCCACCCCTCCACcatataaaaacatttacaaaattaaccCATTAGTATAAAACATTTTGGAGGTGCGATTGCTGCGTGGTCaagtgcttggctttcgaaccggagagtcccggattcgaatcctggtgaagactgggaattttcatttcggaatttttaaggtacctgatattagttggggaaaagtaaaagcggttggtcgttgtgctggccatatgataccataggccacagaacagatgaccattacatcatctaccctatagaccgcatgacATTAGAAGGGAACTTTTTACATAACATTTTATCCTTTGTTACTACAGGGAAAAAAACCTTGTTAAGCAATGTCCATGTTTCCGCCGTTGCCTATTGTATTTGTATCACACATAAGGTATTAATTCTTCCttaatactttaataatacttcgTTAATCGGGTATTAAAACTTCatctattttcttttcaatactTCTTAAATACTTCATTAATACtgactctatttttttttcgcttcacacattaaaaaattaacaaaagtcCCAGCTACGCTCTTGACTCGGGCGCGTGTTCAAGTAGATGGTACCAGGTCCATGTTAGAACTTGTTAAATATTCCAGACACGTGtctaaaagataaataaaatttaacaatGACAGATCCCTAACTCAATTTAACAATGACTGATCCTCAATAAAATTTAACAATGACAGATCCTTAAACTTCTGAATATGACTAcgagaaataaaaatgaatcaAAGAAATCAGCGTCACAATATCCCCAATTAGAGGAGACCCCTGCTGAATGCTGGGTACGTGCTGGACTTAAACACGTGACCTATCTCTGTTGACATTTGATCTGAGACTCGTGACCTATCGTCAGTGAAAGTCGGGACATAATGAAATCTATTCTATccaccccctccctttttttccccacacttTATTCTGTGTGTGTCTTCTAGTACTTtagaattgttttgttattaattgtatctatgtatcaaacaaaacaaaacggaaTGTCAACGAACGGCGCTAAAACAGACCAAGAGACCCGTGGCCTGCATGCGAATGATAAATCACGAAACACAGATTGATTGATTTCCCAATGTTTACACTAGGGCTCCTTGTATTAAGTCATTATTTGGATATGTGAAggaaattgttatttaaaataacggcaatagtatttctaaaaaaataactatggtatttttataagataaactAAATCATGTCAAGGACTCTAATAGAACTGCAATGCTgccaactaaattttaaaaaagaaaatgagctAAAAGCAAAAGAGCTTAGAGAATTTGATTTTAGAGCTAacaagtgcaaaaaaaaaaaaataataataattcaactTGAAAATGAAAAGCTTTTTaacaattcctttttttttcctttgcacTGGATACACTAAGAAGTAAGTTGTTTATACTTTTTCCGCCATGGATGAGTCTCTAATAAAAAGGTGAGTGGTCTAGGAAGTTGTCTAGGAAGTGGTCTAGACTGTGGTCTAAGAAGTGGTCTAGGAATGGGTCTAGGAAGTGGTCTAGACTGTGGTCTAGGAAGTGGTCTAGACTGTGGTCTAGGAAGTGGTCTAGACTGTGGTCTAAGAAGTGGTCTAGGAATGGGTCTAGGAAGTGGTCTAGACTGTGGTCTAGGAAGTGGTCTAGACTGTGGTCTAGGAAGTGGTCTAGACTGTGGTCTAGGAATGGGTCTAGGAAGTGGTTTTGGAAGTGGTCTAGGAAGTGGTCTAGGAAGTGGTTTTGGAAGTGGTCTAGACTGTGGTCTAGGAAGTGGTCTAGACTGTGGTCTAGGAAGTGGTCTAGGAATGGGTCTAGGAAGTGGTCTAGACTGTGGTCTAGGAAGTGGTCTAGACTGTGGTCTAGGAAGTGGTCTAGGAAGTGGTCTAGACTGTGGTCTAGGAAGTGGTCTAGACTGTGGTCTAGGAAGTGGTCTAGGAAGTGGTTTTCGAAGTGGTCTAGACTGTGGTCTAGGAAGTGGTCTAGGAAGTGGTTTTGGAAGTGGTCTAGGAAGTGGTCTAGGAAGTGGTCTAGGAAGTGGTCTAGGAATGGGTCTAGGAAGTGGTCTAGGAAGTGGTCTAGACTGTGGTCTAGGAAGTGGTCTAGGAATGGGTCTAGGAAGTGGTTTTGGAAGTGGTCTAGGAATGGGTCTAGGAAGTGGTTTTGGAAGTGGTCTAGGAAGTGGTCCAGGAGGTGGTCTAGGAAGTGGTCTAGGAAGTGGTCTAGGAAGTGGTTTTGGAAGTGGTCTAGGAAGTGGTCTAGGAAGTGGTTTTGGAAGTGGTCTAGGAAGTGGTCTAGACTGTGGTCTAAGAAGTGGTCTAGGAATGGGTCTAGGAAGTGGTCTAGGAAGTGGTTTTGGAAGTGGTCTAGGAAGTGGTCTAGGAAGTGGTCTAGGAGGTGGTCTAGGAAGTGGTCTAGGAAGTGGTCTAGGAAGTGGTCTAGGAAGTAGTTTTGGAAGTGGTCTAGGAAGTGGTCTAGGAGGTGGTCTAGGAAGTGGTCTAGGAAGTGGTCTAGGAAGTGGTCTAGGAAGTAGTCTAGGAAGTGGTCTAGGAGGTGGTCTAGGAAGTGGTCTAGGAAGTGGTCTAGGAAGTGGTCTAGGAGGTGGTCTAGGAAGTGGTCTAGGAAGTGGTCTAGGAAGTGGTCTAGGAAGTGGTTTTGGAAGTGGTCTAGGAAGTGGTCTAGGAAGTGGTCTAGGAGGTGGTCTAGGAAGTGGTCTAGGAAGTGGTCTAGGAAGTGGTCTAGGAAGTGGTTTTGGAAGTGGTTTTGGAAGTGGTCTAGGAAGTGGTCTAGGAGGTGGTCTAGGAAGTGGTCTAGGAAGTGGTCTAGGAAGTGGTCTAGGAAGTGGTCTAGGAGGTGGTCTAGGAAGTGGTCTAGGAAGTGGTCTAGGAAGTGGTTTTGGAAGTGGTCTAGGAAGTGGTCTAGGAAGTGGTCTAGGAAGTGGTCTAGGAATGGGTCTAGGAAGTGGTCTAGGAAGTGGTCTAGGAAGTGGTCTAGGAATGGGTCTAGGAAGATGAACCAGACTGTCATGATGTTTGGTAAATTGTTTCTGAAGTTCAAGTGATTAATTTAGTTTCAAGTTCTATGTGTGGGTGCCTGTTG is part of the Biomphalaria glabrata chromosome 2, xgBioGlab47.1, whole genome shotgun sequence genome and harbors:
- the LOC129924378 gene encoding basic proline-rich protein-like; translation: MCGVYEIGMRECGRKQFTKHHDSLVHLPRPIPRPLPRPLPRPLPRPIPRPLPRPLPRPLPRPLPKPLPRPLPRPLPRPPPRPLPRPLPRPLPRPLPRPPPRPLPRPLPKPLPKPLPRPLPRPLPRPLPRPPPRPLPRPLPRPLPKPLPRPLPRPLPRPLPRPPPRPLPRPLPRPLPRPPPRPLPRLLPRPLPRPLPRPLPRPPPRPLPRPLPKLLPRPLPRPLPRPLPRPPPRPLPRPLPRPLPKPLPRPLPRPIPRPLLRPQSRPLPRPLPKPLPRPLPRPLPKPLPRPLPRPLPRPPPGPLPRPLPKPLPRPIPRPLPKPLPRPIPRPLPRPQSRPLPRPLPRPIPRPLPRPLPRPLPRPLPKPLPRPLPRPQSRPLRKPLPRPLPRPQSRPLPRPQSRPLPRPLPRPQSRPLPRPQSRPLPRPIPRPLPRPQSRPLPRPQSRPLPKPLPRPLPRPLPKPLPRPIPRPQSRPLPRPQSRPLPRPQSRPLPRPIPRPLLRPQSRPLPRPQSRPLPRPQSRPLPRPIPRPLLRPQSRPLPRQLPRPLTFLLETHPWRKKYKQLTS